One Penaeus monodon isolate SGIC_2016 chromosome 34, NSTDA_Pmon_1, whole genome shotgun sequence DNA segment encodes these proteins:
- the LOC119594805 gene encoding glutamate receptor ionotropic, delta-1-like (The sequence of the model RefSeq protein was modified relative to this genomic sequence to represent the inferred CDS: added 8 bases not found in genome assembly) — protein sequence MTNGLMSNEFMSKREGVVKQEGKGDLVAFQNDVAARRTDLEGITLNCTAEKWRPATILTWDADGELTVSGSFIEVVQYFQSNLNFSCKWARSKDETWGVRRPDGSWNGMVGDLVEGRADVAVGVALSPDRDSSVDFTLQINEGGYYLIIRRPGLNTGLTWSSYTQEFSTWSWVSAGVTLLLTACAFTLVTMHQPGSSGTVPFPDALLVVFGAMCQQGSTFKAYGTPTRIAFLTIFLFGTVLYIFYCTFLISALSVVKSNLPFTNLAGLLRVGTHQLVVASGTIVEATIKTSTSPLYKKAWQNILDGNPDSFASHYTDCALRALKRRHACLLEISEYMYEHSKNLQLVALTEEKYGRFSVGIAVADKSPLKDLFNVQLVRMKMTGILDKIMTKWRIEPPVSTSTSVPAMSMGSMASAFVIMTIGALMAAVVLVGELVVWRWSGATSKLVDISVKPLYTVG from the exons ATGACTAACGGGTTGATGAGTAATGAGTtcatgagtaagagagagggcgTGGTGaagcaagagggaaaaggagacctGGTGGCGTTTCAGAATGACGTGGCTGCCAGACGCACGGATCTGGAGGGAATCACGCTCAACTGCACGGCAGAAAAG TGGCGTCCGGCAACCATTCTCACCTGGGATGCGGACGGAGAGCTGACCGTGTCTGGTTCTTTTATCGAAGTCGTTCAGTATTTTCAAAGTAATCTCAATTTCTC ATGCAAATGGGCGCGATCTAAGGACGAGACGTGGGGTGTGAGGCGCCCTGACGGCTCGTGGAACGGCATGGTGGGAGACCTGGTGGAAGGGCGTGCCGACGTCGCTGTGGGCGTGGCGCTGAGCCCAGACAGAGACAGTTCGGTGGACTTCACCCTGCAGATTAAC CTACTACCTCATCATCCGACGCCCCGGACTCAACACGGGGCTCACGTGGTCGAGCTACACGCAGGAATTCTCCACGTGGTCTTGGGTCTCAGCTGGCGTCACTCTCCTGCTCACTGCTTGCGCTTTCACCCTCGTCACCATGCACCAGCCGGGGAGTTCTGGCACTGTGCCTTTCCCCGATGCCCTTCTTGTCGTCTTCGGTGCCATGTGTCAGCAAg GATCGACTTTCAAAGCCTACGGGACGCCCACTCGCATCGCCTTCCTCACGATCTTCCTCTTCGGCACCGTCCTCTACATCTTCTACTGCACCTTCCTCATCTCGGCGCTGTCCGTGGTTAAGAGTAACCTCCCTTTCACCAACCTGGCCGGCCTCCTTCGGGTTGGGACGCACCAGCTGGTTGTCGCGTCGGGGACCATCGTGGAGGCGACGataaag ACGTCAACCTCACCCTTATACAAAAAAGCGTGGCAGAACATTCTCGATGGAAACCCAGACAGCTTCGCCAGCCACTACACCGACTGTGCTCTGCGTGCCCTGAAGAGAAGACATGCCTGTCTGCTCGAGATCTCTGAGTATATGTATGA aCACAGCAAGAATCTTCAGCTCGTTGCTCTCACAGAAGAGAAGTACGGACGATTCAGTGTTGGAATCGCGGTGGCTGACAAGTCTCCTCTCAAAGACCTGTTTAATGTGCA ACTCGTGAGGATGAAGATGACAGGAATCCTCGACAAGATCATGACGAAGTGGAGGATCGAACCACCTgtgtccacctccacctccgtcccTGCCATGAGTATGGGTTCCATGGCGTCGGCGTTTGTGATCATGACCATCGGCGCGCTCATGGCCGCCGTGGTCCTGGTTGGAGAGCTTGTGGTCTGGAGATGGTCTGGCGCGACGTCGAAA
- the LOC119594565 gene encoding cytochrome P450 2L1-like (The sequence of the model RefSeq protein was modified relative to this genomic sequence to represent the inferred CDS: added 18 bases not found in genome assembly), whose translation MLTEALLGILLVVLLFAFVNRKPPNLPPGKWGWPVIGCLPSDDVSLGEQVMELRKKHGDIISWRMGSRIFIFFCDYKLIKSAFSKIEFADRPDFYSFDIFNEYTKSGIANTNGQMWIDNRRFALRQLKDLGMGKTRLEKAIQYEAVCLVEDFKKHTDRPGPPPASITVAVLNVIWKLAADHRFEVDSPEIHSLIKMITTLFEDFQGPVVWFDLMPWLIPIVPNFVRKKMGIENLEKNVHYVLELMGKYVEQHQKTLDPENPRDYIDAYLLEMEARKDDPQSNMTIFDLKNCMADLFTAGSETTASTIRWAIYYLAKYPEIQAKVHKEIDSVVDRDILPSIQQKNSLPYLEAVTLEIHRLASLLRVGLLHSCNKDTQFGDYVIPKGAIISALQEGCHMDPAYWEKPYELYPEHFLDDEGKVLTKKEGFLPFSLGRRQCPGESLARMELFVFLSALLQNFSFSAPKGKELRLEKNPKDSFLNLPKDLDIVITRRP comes from the exons ATGCTGACGGAGGCGCTGCTGGGGATCCTGCTGGTGGTGCTGCTGTTCGCCTTCGTCAACAGGAAGCCGCCGAACCTCCCGCCAG GCAAGTGGGGATGGCCTGTGATTGGCTGCCTTCCCTCCGACGACGTGTCTCTCGGTGAGCAGGTCATGGAGCTCAGGAAGAAACACGGAGATATCAtctc gatcttcatcttcttctgtgACTACAAGCTCATTAAGTCCGCTTTCTCGAAGATTGAATTCGCAGACAGACCCGATTTTTACAGCTTCGACATCTTTAACGAGTACACTAAAAGCG GTATCGCCAACACCAACGGGCAAATGTGGATCGACAACAGAAGGTTCGCGTTGCGCCAGCTGAAGGACCTGGGTATGGGCAAGACCCGGCTGGAGAAAGCTATCCAGTACGAGGCCGTCTGTCTGGTCGAAGACTTCAAGAAACACACAGACCGACCGGGTCCTCCTCCTGCCTCTATTACCGTGGCAGTCCTCAACGTCATCTGGAAACTAGCAGCAG atCACCGCTTCGAAGTGGACTCGCCGGAAATCCATTCTTTAATCAAGATGATCACTACGCTGTTTGAGGACTTCCAAGGCCCGGTGGTCTGGTTCGATCTCATGCCCTGGCTGATACCCATCGTGCCAAACTTCGTCCGGAAAAAGATGGGCATCGAAAACTTAGAAAAGAATGTGCACTATGTTCTCGAACTGATGGGT AAATACGTAGAGCAGCACCAGAAGACGCTGGACCCCGAGAATCCCCGAGACTACATCGACGCTTACCTGCTGGAGATGGAAGCTCGCAAGGACGACCCTCAGTCAAACATGACCA TTTTCGACCTGAAAAATTGCATGGCTGACCTGTTCACGGCCGGCAGCGAGACCACGGCCTCAACCATCCGCTGGGCCATCTACTACCTGGCCAAGTACCCTGAGATCCAGGCCAAAGTACACAAGGAGATCGACTCTGTGGTTGACAGAGACATCCTTCCATCCATTCAGCAGAAAAACAG TTTACCGTACCTCGAAGCCGTAACGCTGGAGATCCACCGCCTTGCGTCTCTCCTTCGTGTTGGTCTTCTGCACAGTTGCAATAAGGACACGCAGTTCGGTGATTACGTTATCCCTAAA GGTGCAATCATATCGGCGCTGCAAGAGGGCTGCCACATGGACCCCGCTTACTGGGAGAAACCTTATGAACTCTACCCCGAGCATTTCCTTGACGACGAAGGGAAGGTTCTTACCAAGAAGGAGGGCTTCTTGCCGTTCTCTCTGG GGCGCCGCCAATGCCCCGGGGAGTCGCTGGCCCGCATGGagctcttcgtcttcctctccgcCCTCCTGCAGAACTTCTCCTTCTCGGCTCCCAAGGGCAAGGAGCTCCGGCTGGAGAAGAACCCGAAGGATTCCTTCCTCAATCTCCCGAAGGATCTGGATATCGTTATTACCAGGCGACCGTAA